The nucleotide window CATCGCTTTGGTGTCgcagtgttaaagagtaacaaacatacaaattttcgcgtttataatatacatatttaataatatattcgttatataatagtatatacatataggtGAATATGAGGGAATATTGAGTCCTACGTTTTCACACTTAAGAaactaatgaaataaaaaaaaatctttaactaaTGAAAAGCTATATTATAAGTTTGAAAACCATTACAATAGTTTCTGAGAAAAGGCTAACAGATTAACTCATCTCTCTCAAATCACACCtctaatttttcattataataatacctGCTGATTTTATAATTGTGATTATTTAATggatataaaaagaaacaaattttaaactcaaacaagtttaatattaagtaacaataaataacatcTATGTCAACTACTAGTTAAAGAATttgttaaaactaaataatatttaagaggTGTAAAATTAAAGTTCATCCCATCACCTTTCACACTTTGTGGTTTATTAGCATTCCTATTTTGTAGTAAAGTCACACAAGCTGATGTATATTTTCTTTGAGCTCTGAGTTCATTGATCTGTGACAGTACTGGGTCAGTCTTTGATATATTTAGGATTTCTTCCATTTTATTATCGTCAAAAGATTTGAAGGGACACCCTCCTTCTGAATAAACAGTatcacaattttgtatttgatgGCAGTTTCTGCAACTGTACTCTTTCCTTCCACCTTCCAAACCATACATATGTCTAATACCATAGACAAACTTCTTTTCATCTTTTGCCCAATTGTGGCAACATGCAGATTTCCCATTTGGAGGTTTCTGATACTCTTCCCTCCAAAACATTATGGCTTCCTCCACTGGCATTCCAAGGTCTTTGAGAAATAGACTGTAATAGAACCTCTGGTCGTGAGTTAGTCTGTGTGTGTTCCTCAAGTGTTGATGCAAGTGGAGCATGCAAGGAGGAAACATTTTTGAAGCCACATCAACATCTAAGCTGCGTAACACAGTAATATTGAAACGATTTAAAGGAGCAATTTCTTTCCCTACTTTCCTGAGCAAATCTGTAACCCTAGGATCATGCCTTAAGCCACTTATATCAATCTTATACAGTCTATTTTTCAAATTGCAATGAAACAGATTTAAAAGATAGTCTTTCCATTTACTGCAGGGTATATGAGCTACACCATTCTCTAACACGACTTGTCTCTTAGCGACAAAGGCGAGGCAGTGTTTGAAACTAACGGATAAAGTGTGTACTGAGCAGTTTTCAGCACAGATGGAAGATACGTGGTGCGCCATGTCCCTCAACATGAGATGTCGACACAGAGCCCTAAGCGGTTTAAGGCAGTGTAGTTCTGAACATAGTTTCCTTATAATTCGCAATAGTTTTTTGGCAAAACATCTCAAGTCGTACGCCGACAGAGCTTTAAGTCTGCGCATAAACAGCATATCTTCCCCTCTGATGATATACTGTTTGAACTCTTCCCTGCCCTCTAATATGGCGACGATACACAGCGTGTAGTGCCCGACCACGTCGTACACGCTACCTTCGACGACGTATTCGTTGTAAGCGTTAGCTTCGCTTTTAACAATCGATTCTAAATATTCTAACCTCTTCATAACTACAGTCTCTAATAAATGCACTGGAATGTCGCCCTTTACggcattcaaataaaaaaacgacattttcaattaaccgtacataattaaatatatattagataatacaagatatacaatgtaaaaacctaccgaaaaaataaaaaataataagtaggtacttgtaaaatgtaaataaacaaatcaatgtcaaacacaaaaatttaatattcaccacagatcactatagactagaaaatATTGACCACAGGTTAATATATTACACAGATATTGACAATGACAAGACAATTGATTATCCACAGAGGATATTTGTTCATATGACAGAGAACTAAAAAGTCGCATTGATTGCAATTGCATCCGTCCAGAGTTTATATTCTTTGCATCCGTCGCTTTAAAAAACTATCGTGAGAGctgtttcaattttatattaaataaatattattataaaatcggCTGAAACGCACGTTTCACCGAGTGTTCTCTGAAAGAAGAATCTCTGTTGCATTCTCAAAAATACCCGACCAAATGCGACTGGGACTCGCGCTTGAAAGGTTCCGTACCTAACATAACCTATTATCTAATTAAGATTGTCGGCCTTAGACTTAGagaatatttaagaaataatattagcTTTATGAAAACGGTTttccttataattattttgttcagTTTAACTGATACTTTACAAAACGGATTCCTGAAAAGAGCATTTTTCCAATATATAATCTTTTATACCTAGCCAAATATTCTAAATAGAGTAAATAGCCAATGCCACACTTTTTGGCTATCACAAATACaacaatacatattaaaaaaatttaacattacaAGTTATACGAGTAAACTGTgatttctcaagtgcttatagttattttcaCGTTACGCTAGctgtttaaaaatgtttttattaacgtAACTGTAATGTTACATACCGTTTCATGAGCAGTCATAAGTTGTAACGTGTTATTATATATCCCTTAGCCTTCAGCCCTTcagccttcctcaataagtGGACTATTCAACACAACAACGATTTTTCAATTtgaatcagtagttcctgagattagtgcgttcaaccaaacaaactcttcagttttac belongs to Bicyclus anynana chromosome 10, ilBicAnyn1.1, whole genome shotgun sequence and includes:
- the LOC112043526 gene encoding DNA primase large subunit-like; amino-acid sequence: MSFFYLNAVKGDIPVHLLETVVMKRLEYLESIVKSEANAYNEYVVEGSVYDVVGHYTLCIVAILEGREEFKQYIIRGEDMLFMRRLKALSAYDLRCFAKKLLRIIRKLCSELHCLKPLRALCRHLMLRDMAHHVSSICAENCSVHTLSVSFKHCLAFVAKRQVVLENGVAHIPCSKWKDYLLNLFHCNLKNRLYKIDISGLRHDPRVTDLLRKVGKEIAPLNRFNITVLRSLDVDVASKMFPPCMLHLHQHLRNTHRLTHDQRFYYSLFLKDLGMPVEEAIMFWREEYQKPPNGKSACCHNWAKDEKKFVYGIRHMYGLEGGRKEYSCRNCHQIQNCDTVYSEGGCPFKSFDDNKMEEILNISKTDPVLSQINELRAQRKYTSACVTLLQNRNANKPQSVKGDGMNFNFTPLKYYLVLTNSLTSS